In one Rutidosis leptorrhynchoides isolate AG116_Rl617_1_P2 chromosome 8, CSIRO_AGI_Rlap_v1, whole genome shotgun sequence genomic region, the following are encoded:
- the LOC139863713 gene encoding uncharacterized protein gives MHLLIKPIRKLMWMKAICEKEGEILHQVNNAISKEESFLKQKAKVEWLRVGDRYSTYFHKVIHGGVLRNRVQAIMNQQGIIVEGNHVANIIVSHFTEFLGTKDGCVPIVESNCLFTKQVHANKVVAAIREVSDIEIKTAMFRIGDKKSPGSDGYSHVF, from the exons ATGCATCTGTTAATAAAGCCGATCAGAAAGCTCATGTGGATGAAAG cgatttgtgaaaaagaaggtgaAATATTGCATCAAGTCAACAATGCAATTTCGAAAGAAGAGAGTTTTTTGAAGCAAAAAGCTAAGGTTGAATGGTTGCGTGTGGGAGATAGGTATTCAACCTATTTTCATAAAGTCATTCATGGCGGAGTACTTCGGAACAGAGTTCAAGCGATTATGAATCAACAAGGCATTATTGTTGAAGGTAATCATGTAGCTAATATAATTGTTTCTCACTTTACTGAATTTCTTGGTACAAAAGATGGTTGTGTCCCTATTGTGGAGTCGAACTGTTTGTTTACAAAACAGGTTCACGCAAATAAAGTGGTAGCTGCGATTCGTGAGGTTTCTGACATCGAGATTAAAACGGCTATGTTTCGTATTGGGGACAAAAAATCTCCAGGGTCGGATGGATATTCTcatgtcttttaa